A window from Setaria italica strain Yugu1 chromosome VIII, Setaria_italica_v2.0, whole genome shotgun sequence encodes these proteins:
- the LOC101781713 gene encoding disease resistance protein RPM1 — translation MAEAVVGLLIGKLGAALVNEAASSGASLICHEASALKGLFGEIHEAKDELESMQAYLKAAERFKDTDETTGLFVDRIRGFAFEIEDVVDEFTYKLEDKHGGFVSKMKKRIKYVNTWRRLAHKLNDIKGRLQGAKQRNQDYAMKQMDKNAGGIAFHANQALNFTRDEDLVGITEHKKQLVQWLAGDLEQRCKIFTVWGMPGVGKTTLVAHVYKTIKMDFDAAAWVTVSQSYDVQELLKKIAGEFGITADAANMEMERLAETIYEYLQGKRYILALDDIWTADVWSEIRTVFPSNCIGRFVITSRKHEVSLLGTSNSAIHLEPLDEDNSWELFCKSAFWNDGDRKCPLHLKVLALKFVEKCEGLPIAIACIGSQLSAKGQTSAEWEKAYDELELQLVKNVMPRVETIIKVSLEDLPCDLKNCFLHCALFPEDYPIKRRTVMRHWISSGFIKKKGNQTLEEVAEEYLTELVNRSLLQVVKRNDAGRLKCCQMHDVIRLVALKKAEKECFGKVYDGSGEFSGGPTRRISIQSRNLDRISPSNASHIRSLHVFERYINIDLLRPILTSSNLLSTLDLKGACIKMLPTEVFNLFNLRYLGLRYTAIESLPEKIGRLQNLEVLDAFNGQLLYLPNNIVKLQKLRYLYACNIYQGGEDIYPSRGVKVPSGIRHLTSLQALQCVEASSEILREVGDLTELRTFSVCNVRSEHSGNLRDAVNKMSHLVHLQITTLGEEEVLQLEGLCLPPTFSKLVLQGQLEKKSIHKVLSSWSRLSSLTRLHMAFCRIDEESFPSLLVLRGLCVLALSKAFDGKKLHFTAGCFPRLQVLSIWHAPQLNQVQIEQGAMSTLAELYFAVCPKLKFLPQGIEHLKNLVELMLKDTSEELVERLWRKGGPDECKDDRMNISHIRKVIVGKGTRQWIM, via the coding sequence ATGGCTGAAGCAGTTGTAGGGTTGCTGATTGGCAAGCTCGGTGCGGCTTTGGTGAATGAGGCAGCAAGTTCTGGTGCATCACTGATCTGCCACGAAGCCTCTGCCCTCAAGGGTCTCTTTGGTGAGATCCATGAAGCCAAGGATGAGCTTGAGAGTATGCAGGCTTATTTGAAAGCAGCAGAGCGGTTCAAGGACACTGATGAGACCACCGGCCTCTTCGTCGACAGAATCAGGGGCTTCGCTTTTGAGATCGAGGATGTTGTTGATGAGTTCACCTACAAGCTGGAGGACAAGCACGGAGGGTTTGTTTccaagatgaagaagaggatcaagTATGTCAATACCTGGCGCCGGCTTGCGCACAAGCTGAATGATATCAAGGGCAGGCTTCAAGGGGCTAAGCAGCGGAACCAGGACTACGCCATGAAACAAATGGACAAAAATGCTGGAGGCATTGCTTTTCATGCCAATCAAGCTTTGAATTTCACAAGGGATGAGGACCTTGTGGGGATTACGGAGCACAAGAAGCAACTGGTTCAATGGCTAGCAGGTGATTTAGAACAGAGATGCAAAATATTCACTGTTTGGGGCATGCCTGGTGTGGGGAAAACAACTTTGGTTGCTCATGTGTACAAGACCATCAAAATGGACTTTGATGCTGCTGCATGGGTAACAGTATCACAGAGTTATGATGTTCAAGAGCTGTTGAAGAAAATTGCTGGAGAGTTTGGCATCACAGCTGATGCTGCCAACATGGAAATGGAAAGACTAGCTGAGACCATCTATGAGTACCTCCAAGGTAAAAGGTACATCTTAGCTCTGGATGACATTTGGACTGCAGATGTCTGGTCAGAGATAAGGACTGTTTTTCCATCTAATTGTATAGGTCGATTTGTTATCACATCAAGAAAGCATGAAGTATCATTATTAGGAACCAGTAATTCAGCTATTCACTTGGAACCACTTGACGAAGATAACTCTTGGGAGTTATTCTGCAAATCAGCCTTTTGGAACGATGGTGACAGAAAGTGCCCATTGCACTTGAAGGTTTTGGCTTTGAAATTTGTCGAGAAGTGTGAAGGGTTGCCTATTGCTATTGCATGCATCGGCAGCCAATTATCTGCGAAAGGACAAACTTCTGCCGAATGGGAAAAAGCATATGATGAGTTAGAGCTGCAGTTGGTTAAAAATGTGATGCCTCGTGTTGAGACTATTATTAAAGTCAGCTTGGAGGACCTTCCATGTGATTTGAAAAATTGTTTCTTACACTGTGCATTATTCCCAGAAGATTATCCCATCAAGAGGAGGACAGTAATGAGGCACTGGATTAGTAGTGGGTTCATCAAGAAGAAGGGGAACCAAACTTTGGAGGAAGTGGCGGAGGAGTACTTGACTGAGCTTGTGAACCGAAGCCTATTACAGGTAGTGAAGAGGAATGATGCTGGGCGGTTGAAATGTTGTCAAATGCATGATGTAATACGGCTTGTTGCGCTCAAAAAAGCAGAGAAAGAATGCTTTGGTAAAGTGTATGATGGCTCTGGGGAATTTTCTGGAGGGCCCACACGTCGTATATCAATCCAGAGTAGAAACCTTGACCGAATTAGTCCATCAAATGCATCACATATCCGTTCACTTCATGTTTTTGAGAGGTATATCAATATTGATTTGCTGAGGCCCATTCTAACATCTTCGAATTTGTTGTCAACGTTGGATCTGAAAGGTGCTTGTATCAAGATGTTGCCTACTGAGGTATTCAACTTGTTTAATCTGCGGTATTTGGGCCTTAGATATACTGCTATTGAAAGTCTACCTGAAAAAATAGGAAGGTTGCAAAACTTGGAAGTGTTGGATGCTTTTAATGGTCAGTTGTTGTATTTGCCAAATAACATTGTAAAACTTCAGAAGTTGAGATACCTTTATGCATGTAATATTTATCAAGGAGGTGAAGATATTTACCCTTCCAGGGGTGTAAAGGTGCCTAGTGGCATAAGGCACTTGACGTCACTGCAAGCTTTGCAATGTGTGGAGGCAAGTTCAGAAATTCTGCGTGAGGTTGGAGATTTGACAGAGCTAAGAACATTCAGTGTCTGCAATGTGAGAAGTGAACACTCTGGTAACTTAAGAGATGCTGTCAACAAAATGAGTCATCTTGTTCATCTACAAATTACAACTCTTGGGGAGGAGGAAGTGCTGCAGCTAGAGGGACTTTGTTTACCTCCAACCTTTTCTAAGCTTGTTTTACAAGGACAGCTGGAGAAAAAATCAATACATAAGGTTCTGTCATCTTGGTCTCGCCTCAGTAGCCTCACAAGGTTGCACATGGCATTCTGCAGAATTGATGAGGAGTCGTTTCCCAGTTTGTTGGTGCTACGTGGTTTATGTGTGCTTGCCCTTAGCAAGGCTTTTGATGGGAAGAAGCTGCACTTCACTGCAGGGTGTTTCCCAAGACTTCAGGTTCTATCCATATGGCACGCACCACAGCTCAATCAAGTTCAAATAGAACAAGGTGCAATGTCAACCCTTGCTGAGCTCTACTTTGCTGTCTGTCCTAAGTTGAAGTTTCTTCCTCAAGGCATTGAACACCTTAAAAACCTGGTGGAGTTAATGCTGAAGGATACATCAGAAGAGCTCGTAGAGAGGCTTTGGCGGAAGGGAGGACCAGATGAATGCAAGGACGATCGTATGAACATTAGCCACATCAGAAAGGTTATTGTTGGTAAGGGCACCCGGCAATGGATAATGTGA
- the LOC101767816 gene encoding F-box protein At2g14290: MKGAPSPWSEIPPELAGLVLHRLHAHIDRVRFAAVCKQWRSAAQQVPLPPPLPVLALKEGTFYSMPRGEPLHFPGCDGGFIMASGNWLVYNRLHCLLLVDPFSGATMTLPALRSIYPLEESMDMVVVKLIECSPHLIAALFKGGRNFWIAVCRPGDSSWSAAQKLPMGILDIAFYQEKLYALSFLQDLFALDISVDDNTGNPQVALIGRVIKGGYIYLDHNFMRVLYLIESRGSLLMVRRSIFHEHGHGKGQIHTFAEQCEPELAVFEPDFGQSRWTNAMTVGDDQVLFLGMFSRAVCMPLCDSQDKRMWLLDDYRRDHCDGETCSGTGDMRIGKYSCPLPKISWRAHNLCAGAVWLFPSN; encoded by the coding sequence ATGAAGGGGGCACCGAGTCCGTGGTCGGAgatcccgccggagctcgctGGCCTCGTGCTCCACCGCTTGCATGCCCACATAGACCGTGTCCGCTTTGCTGCTGTGTGCAAACAGTGGCGCTCCGCTGCGCAGCAGGTCCCCCTGCCTCCGCCACTACCAGTGCTCGCACTCAAGGAGGGGACCTTCTATAGCATGCCCCGGGGCGAGCCGCTCCACTTCCCTGGCTGTGACGGTGGCTTCATCATGGCTTCTGGTAACTGGCTGGTGTACAATCGCTTGCACTGCTTGCTCTTGGTGGACCCCTTCTCTGGCGCCACCATGACCCTTCCTGCACTGCGTAGCATTTATCCACTGGAGGAGAGCATGGACATGGTCGTGGTCAAACTAATTGAGTGCTCACCCCACCTCATCGCTGCACTGTTCAAGGGTGGCCGTAACTTTTGGATTGCAGTGTGCCGACCAGGAGACTCCTCGTGGTCAGCAGCACAGAAGCTGCCTATGGGGATTTTGGACATTGCATTCTACCAGGAGAAGCTCTAcgccctcagttttctccaggACCTCTTTGCTCTTGACATAAGCGTTGATGACAACACTGGCAATCCACAGGTTGCTCTGATTGGAAGGGTCATCAAGGGTGGTTACATTTACCTTGACCACAACTTCATGAGGGTGCTCTACCTGATTGAGTCCCGTGGCTCATTGCTGATGGTGCGTAGAAGCATTTTCCATGAGCACGGCCATGGCAAAGGACAGATACACACTTTTGCTGAACAGTGTGAGCCTGAGCTTGCAGTATTTGAGCCTGACTTTGGACAGTCACGGTGGACCAATGCAATGACTGTCGGGGACGATCAGGTGCTGTTTCTAGGGATGTTTTCCAGGGCTGTTTGCATGCCTCTGTGTGATTCGCAGGACAAGCGCATGTGGCTCTTGGATGACTACAGGAGGGATCATTGTGATGGCGAGACATGTTCTGGCACCGGTGACATGAGAATCGGCAAGTATTCCTGCCCCCTGCCAAAGATCTCGTGGAGGGCCCACAATCTTTGTGCCGGTGCAGTGTGGCTCTTCCCTTCAAACTGA
- the LOC101768225 gene encoding uncharacterized protein LOC101768225, producing MEEKKASSPLIPPPSEIDLEAGGGGDQLQCRICLETDGRDFIAPCKCKGTSKYVHRDCLDHWRAVKEGFAFSHCTTCKAPYYLRVHSHTDRKWRTLKFRFFVTRDILFIFALVQMVISALAYLVHFIDGYQQYWLRTAWGFDNEVSFYYICGALLFFALLGLSGCFITCYDRRVRNDLAQPCRELCLCCCQPGMCADCHLPGTLCMWTDCTTCFEGCATTAGECGGCLGGAGEAGLPLLLIMGVIVLGLFTVIGIFYSVLVATMVGQRIWQRHYHILAKRMLTKEYVVEDVDGERTDWCPPPLPAEHISQLKSLGLL from the exons atggaggagaagaaggcgtCGTCGCCGCTGatcccgccgccgtcggagatCGACCTggaggcgggcgggggcggggaccAGCTGCAGTGCCGGATCTGCCTGGAGACCGACG GGAGGGACTTCATCGCGCCGTGCAAGTGCAAGGGGACGTCCAAGTACGTGCACCGCGACTGCCTCGACCACTGGAGGGCGGTGAAG GAGGGATTTGCATTTTCTCATTGCACCACCTGCAAGGCTCCATATTACTTGAGGGTTCATTCCCACACTGACAGGAAATGGCGAACATTAAAGTTTCGTTTCTTTGTTACTAGAGATATACTATTCATCTTTGCCCTAGTTCAGATG GTCATCTCTGCATTGGCATATCTGGTACATTTTATTGATGGGTACCAGCAATATTGGTTGAGGACAGCCTGGGGTTTTGACAATGAAGTTAGTTTTTATTACATATGTG GTGCATTATTGTTTTTTGCTTTGTTGGGGTTATCAGGATGCTTCATAACTTGTTATGATCGAAGAGTTCGAAATGACTTGGCTCAGCCTTGTCGAGAACTATGTCTTTGCTGCTGTCAGCCAGG GATGTGCGCAGATTGCCATCTTCCGGGCACACTTTGCATGTGGACCGACTGCACTACGTGTTTTGAAGGTTGCGCAACTACAGCTGGAGAATGTGGTGGTTGTTTGGGAGGCGCTGGGGAAGCTGGGCTACCATTGCTCCTTATCATGGGGGTGATTGTGCTTGGGCTTTTCACAGTTATTGGCATATTCTACAGCGTCCTGGTAGCGACAATGGTTGGCCAGCGGATCTGGCAGCGGCACTACCACATTCTCGCCAAACGAATGCTAACCAAG GAATATGTCGTAGAGGATGTCGATGGTGAGCGCACAGACTGGTGTCCTCCGCCACTCCCCGCAGAGCACATCAGCCAGCTCAAGTCTCTGGGGCTTCTATAA
- the LOC101768636 gene encoding thioredoxin domain-containing protein PLP3B yields the protein MDPDAVKSTLSNLAFGNVIAAAARDLQKEMVAKDKAQGAPASHDEVDLDELLDDPELEKLHAERIAALKKEAEKREVLKRQGHGEYREITEGDFLGEVTGSEKVICHFYHREFYRCKIMDKHLKALAPVYVGTKFVKLDAENAPFFVAKLAIKTLPCIILFKKGIAVDRLIGFEDLGRKDDFSTRALENILKMKGIIDEKKKDDDDEDDESESKNRRVRSSTAQDSDSD from the exons ATGGATCCGGACGCAGTGAAGTCGACGCTCTCCAACCTGGCCTTCGGCAacgtcatcgccgccgccgcccgcgaccTCCAGAAG GAAATGGTGGCTAAGGACAAGGCTCAAGGTGCACCTGCAAGCCATGATGAAGTTGATCTTGATGAGTTGTTGGAT GACCCAGAACTTGAGAAGTTGCACGCGGAGAGAATTGCTGCCCTGAAG AAAGAGGCTGAGAAGCGTGAGGTGCTAAAAAGGCAAGGGCACGGTGAATACAGGGAGATAACTGAAGGAGACTTCCTTGGGGAGGTTACTGGCAGTGAAAAGGTCATATGCCATTTCTACCACCGAGAATTTTACCGTTGCAA GATCATGGATAAACATCTGAAGGCCCTTGCTCCAGTCTATGTTGGAACAAAATTTGTCAAGCTTGATGCTGAA AATGCTCCATTCTTCGTGGCCAAACTGGCAATAAAAACATTGCCATGCATCATATTGTTCAA GAAGGGTATTGCTGTTGACCGGTTAATTGGGTTTGAAGACCTTGGGAGGAAAGACGACTTCTCAACAAGAGCATTGGAAAATATCCTCAAGATGAAAG gaataattgatgagaagaagaaagacgacgatgatgaagatgatgaaagcGAGTCTAAGAACAGGAGGGTTAGATCGTCAACCGCCCAAGATTCCGACTCAGACTGA
- the LOC101769040 gene encoding nitrate regulatory gene2 protein: MGSSPSKATGEDALVLCKDRMRHIRRAIDSRDALSAAHLSYTQSLRAVGTALRRYAESEISPESSLSISEVDKSPSHSSMASPSPSHAVGNVASPVHRASPLTTPPSTRIHCMKASGTTPLTFMIDPSAAEFVGQESPVSAFVPPPPPLPPELCTSWDFFDPIDAAGSSSSNNENGLTLNFSRLKGLRESREAEVVPLKEEEEEAVVSERRHTELPDGNAVPKQEREPKQSGISKQRQPVDASSQATSSQQIAAKVEESEMEKELCAETEDPSEFITHRAKDFVASMKDIETRFIRAAEAGNEVSRMLETKKIRLDICPKIPGSPGKLPTAPFLSALRVCCNRDIILNQETAQHVSKVVTWKRSVSSLSSSSKSALMTSIIKDDVDDSNSDFVEEFAMVSGSHSSTLDRLHAWERKLYDEIKASENVRKTYDEKCNLLRRQFARDLNAQLIDKTRAVVKDLHSRVSVAIQAVDAISKRIEKIRDEELEPQLVELIQGLIRMWKSMLECHHKQFITITLAYHVKSSTSAQQGEHHRQAAMNLWNEMDSFSSSFRNWVTAHQSYVEALNAWLQKCVLQPPQDRRRRKRKVSFPPRQAVSPPIFVLCRDWLTLTESLPAEELCKSIKDVMQLLRDSFDHQDDQNKPKSESQECGMLENNEQEEAKSGSVPAAEGLQSRLTMVLDRLTKFSEASLKCYEELKQNYEIAHDDYKRVGPNAQLA, translated from the exons ATGGGCTCTTCTCCCTCCAAAGCCACTGGAGAGGATGCCCTGGTTCTGTGCAAGGATCGGATGCGCCATATCAGGCGAGCCATTGACTCAAGAGATGCACTGTCAGCAGCGCACTTATCATATACTCAATCCCTCCGTGCTGTTGGGACAGCACTGCGACGGTATGCTGAGTCTGAGATCTCACCAGAATCATCACTCTCTATTTCGGAAGTGGATAAGTCACCGTCGCATTCTTCTATGGCATCTCCCTCGCCTTCGCATGCAGTAGGGAATGTTGCCTCTCCGGTGCATCGAGCAAGTCCATTGACTACTCCGCCCTCAACAAGAATCCATTGCATGAAAGCGTCAGGAACCACACCTTTGACGTTCATGATTGATCCATCTGCTGCTGAATTTGTTGGGCAAGAATCCCCAGTTTCAGCTTTTgtgccgcccccgccaccattaCCTCCAGAATTATGTACTTCATGGGACTTCTTTGATCCCATTGATGCTGCTGGTAGCTCATCCTCCAACAATGAGAATGGGCTAACCTTGAACTTCAGTAGATTGAAGGGTTTGAGAGAGTCAAGGGAAGCTGAAGTAGTGCcgctgaaagaagaagaagaagaagcagtcGTGTCTGAAAGAAGGCATACAGAACTTCCTGATGGTAATGCAGTGCCTAAGCAGGAAAGAGAGCCAAAACAAAGTGGGATCAGTAAACAAAGGCAACCTGTGGATGCTTCATCCCAAGCTACTTCCTCTCAGCAGATTGCTGCAAAGGTGGAGGAAAGCGAAATGGAAAAAGAATTGTGTGCAGAGACAGAAGATCCTTCAGAGTTCATCACTCATCGAGCAAAAGATTTTGTGGCAAGCATGAAGGACATTGAAACTCGGTTTATACGTGCAGCTGAAGCAGGGAATGAGGTTTCCAGAATGCTTGAGACCAAGAAGATCAGACTGGACATATGTCCTAAAATACCAG GTTCTCCAGGCAAGCTACCAACTGCCCCATTTTTGTCAGCACTTCGAGTCTGCTGCAATCGTGATATCATTCTCAACCAGG AAACTGCACAGCATGTCTCAAAGGTTGTCACATGGAAGCGTTCTGTCTCATCTCTATCGTCATCATCTAAGAGTGCACTCATGACATCGATAATTAAAGACGACGTGGATGACAGTAATAGTGATTTTGTTGAGGAATTTGCCATGGTATCTGGAAGCCACTCTTCTACATTGGACAGGCTACATGCATGGGAGAGAAAACTATATGATGAAATCAAG GCAAGTGAAAATGTGAGAAAGACCTATGATGAGAAATGTAACCTCCTCCGGCGCCAATTTGCACGAGACCTAAACGCGCAGCTGATTGATAAGACTAGAGCTGTTGTAAAGGATCTCCATTCCAGGGTATCTGTTGCAATTCAAGCTGTTGATGCAATCTCCAAAAGAATTGAGAAGATAAGGGATGAAGAACTGGAGCCACAGCTCGTTGAGCTGATTCAAGG GCTAATCAGAATGTGGAAATCTATGTTGGAATGTCACCACAAACAGTTCATCACAATCACACTGGCATACCATGTGAAAAGCTCAACCTCGGCGCAGCAAGGCGAGCACCACCGCCAGGCGGCGATGAATCTGTGGAACGAGATGGACAGCTTTTCCTCCAGCTTCAGGAACTGGGTCACTGCTCATCAGTCGTATGTCGAGGCCCTCAACGCATGGCTCCAGAAATGCGTCCTGCAGCCACCCCAAGACCGACGCAGGCGAAAGCGCAAGGTCTCATTCCCTCCCCGCCAGGCCGTCTCCCCACCAATATTCGTCCTATGCAGAGACTGGCTCACCCTGACGGAGTCACTCCCCGCCGAAGAGCTATGCAAGTCCATCAAAGATGTGATGCAGCTCCTCCGTGACTCATTTGACCACCAGGATGACCAGAACAAGCCCAAAAGTGAGTCACAGGAGTGCGGGATGCTGGAGAACAATGAGCAGGAGGAGGCAAAGAGCGGAAGTGTACCGGCAGCTGAAGGGCTGCAGTCGAGACTGACGATGGTTCTGGATCGCCTGACGAAGTTCTCGGAGGCATCACTGAAGTGCTACGAGGAGCTCAAGCAGAACTACGAGATAGCTCACGATGATTACAAGAGAGTTGGACCAAATGCTCAACTTGCTTAG
- the LOC101769443 gene encoding acyl-coenzyme A oxidase 2, peroxisomal has protein sequence MPPPAAASRSGAGAGEPLAEEAESPAMRRLRRLSLHLLQPSDQAETSLALAACAGRSRRVEGGADVAAALAAYLRGRHRAAQLRLFDFFRSRPDLQTPVELTTAAHRELCFRQLRALVRDAGVRPLTLMASDPAEYFAVMEAAGGADISLGVKLGVQYSLWGGSIINLGTKKHRDKYFDGIDNLDYPGCFAMTELHHGSNVQALQTTATFDPVTDEFIINTPNDGAIKWWIGNAAVHGKFATVFARLILPLQGKGGEPADMGIHAFIVPIRDLETHAVLPGIEINDCGHKIGLNGVDNGALRFRSVRIPRDNLLNRFGDVSRDGKYTSSLPTINKRFAATLGELVGGRVGIAYSSVGVLKVAVTIAVRYALLRQQFGPPKQPEISVLDYQSHQHKLMPMLASSYAFHFATVQLVDKYSEMKKTNDEDLIADVHILSSGLKAYVTSYTAKSISICREACGGHGYAAVNRFGALRNDHDIFQTFEGDNTVLLQQVAGDLLKQYQEKFKGGTLSVTWNYLRDSMGTYLSQPNPVTARWEGEDHLRDPNFQLDAFRYRTSRLLHSVAARLQKHSKTLGGFGAWNRCLNHLLTLAESHIESVILAKFIESVRSCPDEKTREVLKLVCDLYALDRIWKDIGTYRNVDYVAPNKAKAIHKLTDYLSYQVRLVAQELVDAFDLPDLIIRAPIGMQSEAYAQYTQYVGF, from the exons atgccgccccccgcggccgcctcccgctccggcgccggtgccggcgaaCCCCTCGCGGAGGAAGCAGAGTCCCCGGCGatgcggcgcctccgccgcctctccctgcACCTCCTCCAGCCCTCCGATCAGGCGGAAACGTCGCTGGCCCTCGCGGCGTGCGCGGGGCGGTCGCGGCGCGTCGAGGGCGGCGcggacgtggcggcggcgctggcggcgtaCCTCCGCGGGCGGCACCGCGCGGCGCAGTTGAGGTTGTTCGACTTCTTCCGCTCCCGGCCGGACCTGCAGACGCCCGTGGAGCTGACCACGGCGGCGCACCGGGAGCTCTGCTTCCGCCAGCTGCGCGCCCTCGTGCGGGACGCCGGCGTGCGCCCGCTGACGCTCATGGCGAGCGACCCCGCCGAGTACTTCGCCGTCATGGAGGCCGCCGGTGGCGCCGACATCTCCCTCGGCGTCAAGCTCGGCGTCCAGTACAG CCTCTGGGGAGGTTCTATCATAAATCTAGGAACCAAAAAGCATAGGGATAAGTACTTTGATGGAATCGATAATTTGGATTATCCAGGCTGTTTTGCAATGACAGAACTGCATCATG GATCGAATGTCCAAGCCCTACAGACTACAGCTACGTTTGATCCTGTTACTGATGAGTTCATCATTAACACCCCAAATGATGGCGCTATTAAGTGGTGGATTGGCAATGCTGCAGTTCATGGAAAATTTGCTACTGTCTTTGCAAGGTTAATTTTACCCCTTCAAGGAAAAGGAGGAGAACCTGCTGATATGGGCATTCATGCATTCATTGTCCCCATACGAGACCTTGAAACTCATGCTGTTCTTCCTGGAATCGAGATCAATGATTGTGGGCACAAGATAGGCCTAAATGGTGTAGATAATGGCGCACTGAGATTCCGCTCAGTTAGAATACCCAGAGATAATCTTCTGAACCGATTTGGTGATGTATCACGAGATGGAAAATACACAAGTAGTCTCCCCACTATTAACAAAAGATTTGCAGCAACCCTTGGGGAGCTTGTTGGCGGGCGAGTCGGCATTGCATACTCTTCTGTCGGTGTGCTCAAAGTTGCAGTAACAATTGCTGTGAGGTATGCTCTTCTGCGCCAGCAATTTGGTCCACCTAAGCAACCTGAGATCAGTGTGTTGGATTATCAGTCTCACCAGCACAAACTAATGCCCATGTTAGCATCTTCATATGCGTTTCACTTTGCCACGGTCCAACTGGTCGATAAGTACTCAGAAATGAAGAAAACCAATGATGAGGATCTTATTGCTGATGTGCATATTCTTTCATCCGGGTTGAAAGCCTATGTAACTTCATATACAGCGAAGTCTATAAGCATATGTCGAGAAGCATGTGGTGGTCATGGTTATGCTGCTGTAAATCGTTTTGGAGCTCTGCGCAATGACCATGATATATTCCAAACATTTGAGGGGGACAACACTGTTCTTCTGCAGCAG GTTGCTGGAGATCTCCTGAAGCAATATCAGGAGAAATTTAAGGGAGGGACCCTCTCAGTAACCTGGAATTACTTGAGAGACTCCATGGGTACCTACCTATCCCAGCCTAATCCTGTCACTGCCCGATGGGAAGGGGAAGATCATCTGCGGGATCCTAATTTCCAGCTGGATGCATTCAGG TACCGGACATCTCGGTTGCTACATAGTGTAGCTGCTCGACTTCAGAAGCATAGCAAGACGCTTGGAGGTTTTGGTGCGTGGAATAGGTGTTTGAATCATCTGCTCACACTTGCAGAGTCGCACATTGAGTCTGTCATTCTTGCGAAGTTCATTGAATCGGTTAGAAG TTGCCCTGATGAAAAAACACGGGAGGTTTTGAAGCTTGTGTGTGACCTCTACGCACTCGATAGGATCTGGAAAGACATCGGAACATATCGGAATGTAGACTATGTTGCTCCAAACAAAGCAAAG GCTATTCACAAGTTAACAGACTACCTTAGCTACCAAGTGAGGCTTGTGGCACAAGAACTCGTCGATGCATTCGATCTTCCAGATCTCATAATTCGTGCCCCAATTGGCATGCAATCGGAGGCCTATGCGCAATACACCCAATATGTCGGCTTCTAG